TGCTGGAGACTCCCTGCAGAGGTGGGAGGGGAGCAGGTCAAGAGGTGGCGCAGCTACGCTATTAATAATCTTCGCTTTGAGGGGAAGACAGGTGGTGGGACAGTCACACGGATACAgctgacagagagagggaagagagaatgacacagttaaaagacagaggcaaaagaaggaggaagacatgATGAGAAAATGCCTCTTGTTTACCAGAAGATTCATAGACAAGGCTCTGGAAAACCTCGGAGAAATGCCAGACATGAAATGTGGTGCTCGCTGTTTGCTTTCTTACATCACCGCAACAGATGAACAAGCAAAATCTACAAAAACTATTCatgcatttctcttttttttctgatttaacacaaggacaaaagtAACTGCATGAcccttttcttcccttttccttACAAAGCAGTTACagtaacaaattaaaatgtcatctctgtcctctctcaGACGGTGAAACAATCGCAACCATGACGAAGAACTGTCACAACGACTACAAAATGAAGTTCTCCGTGGACGACGAGTTCCCCGATCTGTCCAAGCACAACAACCACATGGCCAAGGTAAAACATCacctcacacactcacacctaacacatctcaaacatgcACACGAGAAGAGTGTGATCTcaacttcacacacaaacactttaaagaCAGAGCGAACCACCTGACCGTGCGTGGCTCATCCTCTGTCCTAGGTGCTGACCAAGGAGATCTATGGAAAGCTGAGGAGCAAGTCCACCCCCAGTGGCTTCACCTTGGATGACGTCACCCAGACCGGTGTCGATAACCCAGGTAGGCAGAGATAAATACACACCGGTGAAGACATAAGAAAATGTTTGCGTGCACTAACATCCGCATCCTCCCTCAGGTCACCCCTTCATCATGACCGTGGGCTGCGTCGCTGGTGATGAGGAGTCCTACGAGGTCTTCAAGGACCTGCTGGACCCCGTCATCTCCGACCGTCACGGCGGATACAAGCCCACCGACAAGCACAAGACCGACCTGAACTTCGAGAACCTGAAGGTACAGAGCCGAGACATGCGTCATCGTAAAGCTTGTGTTTTATGGATAACGTTAAAGAAAGTTAGTTAAAGATGGTTCCAGTGATTTTGGCTAATTGGTGTCTTTCTGTCTTCAGGGTGGTGATGACCTGGACCCCAACTACGTGCTGTCCAGCCGTGTCCGTACCGGCCGCAGCATCAAGGGATTCACCCTGCCCCCCCACAACAGCCGTGGAGAGCGTAGAGCCATTGAGAAGCTGTCCATCGAGGGTGAATCTCAAACtcatagcaacaacaacaatgcacatgtttgtttgtagaatttgtagatttttattttaagatactGACCTCGTTCCTCTCCTTCATTGTTCACCTCTCAGCCCTGTCCAGCCTGGAGGGCGAGTTCAAGGGAAAGTACTACCCCCTGACCGGCATGACCGACGCCGAGCAGGAGCAGCTGATCGctgaccacttcctgtttgacaaGCCCGTGTCC
This sequence is a window from Mugil cephalus isolate CIBA_MC_2020 chromosome 9, CIBA_Mcephalus_1.1, whole genome shotgun sequence. Protein-coding genes within it:
- the ckmb gene encoding creatine kinase, muscle b, translating into MTKNCHNDYKMKFSVDDEFPDLSKHNNHMAKVLTKEIYGKLRSKSTPSGFTLDDVTQTGVDNPGHPFIMTVGCVAGDEESYEVFKDLLDPVISDRHGGYKPTDKHKTDLNFENLKGGDDLDPNYVLSSRVRTGRSIKGFTLPPHNSRGERRAIEKLSIEALSSLEGEFKGKYYPLTGMTDAEQEQLIADHFLFDKPVSPLLTCAGMARDWPDGRGIWHNDNKTFLVWVNEEDHLRVISMQKGGNMKEVFRRFCVGLQKIEEIFKKHNHGFMWNEHLGYILTCPSNLGTGLRGGVHVKLPKLSTHAKFEEILTRLRLQKRGTGGVDTASVGGVFDISNADRLGSSEVYQVQLVVDGVKLMVEMEKKLEKGESIDGMIPAQK